The genomic segment gtaGGGTATGCGGTATAAAATACAAATAGAGAATCTATTctcttttttcctaaaaaaaGAATCTTGGAGATTGTTTAATGCTTACTCTAAAACTATTTGTTTACACGGTAGTAATATTCTTTGTCTCTCTATTCATCTTTGGATTCCTATCTAATGATCCGGGGCGTAATCCTGGACGTgaagaataaaaaataaagaggttttttttgttttttttgcttGATTTTAAAAATTTCTTAGTAGGATTTTAGCTATTTCCCATTTTTAACTATAActatagaaaataaataaaaaaaggaaCTCGCGAAAAAATCGAAAGGAAATACAAAGTTATTGATGAAAACGGAAAGAGAGGGATTCGAACCCTCGGTACGAAAAATTCATACAACGGATTAGCAATCCGACGCTTTAGTCCACTCAGCCATCTCTCCCccaattgaaaaaaatatatatacataataagaAGGGTTTTTTTAAAGCCTTATTTTTTTTTGGCTTATGGAACATagtaattattctttttttttttcaatatagaaatataactatataaaaaacaataatataaaaataagaattaagaaataaaatacaaaaaaatacctcttttctttgattttttccAAAGAAACCTTATTCTTTCCACGGCTTGGCCTGGTCAATACCTAGCTGGGCCGGGCCTCTTTTATTCCAACAAAAAcaaatcaaattttaattatttattaaaaattaaatttgaaaacaCAAATgcttattattatattaaatattaaaacaatCATAAGAAAGACTGTTTTGATTCCTTTGATATATAATCAAAATGtcatttattagttttattttttgtttttaaacactattttgagTTGCTTTGATTTACTTTATAATACATCGACACcttttttattatattgttttgattatatttcttttttttttattaaaatttttataataataaaaaattaagaaaaaataaagaaccatAAATTCTTGAACAATGCATTTTTATGTTACGGCTTAAATAGTTTTGTCAAGTCATATCCATATCCGTCAAAAACCGCTAGCAAAAGACTtggtttttagttatttaaatgaGTCTGCGTTTCCTAATCTCATTAAGTCCTCTCGGTACCGCTCTAATTTTCATGATTCTTTTTTGATCCTATCTTTTGATTACGCCTGAGTTGCTTGTTCGACAAAAAGTCCCTTTATATACAATAATGGGATTGTAGCGGGTATAGTTTAGTGGTAAAAGTGTGATTCGTTCTATTAACCCCTTATATAGTTAAGGGGTCCCTCGGTTTGATGAATATTCCATTCCGATCAAAAACTTTATCTCGTAAAAAGGATTTAACccttttcctctcaatgaaaaaTTCGAGGAAAAATATACATTCTCGTGATTTGTATCCAAGAGTCAATTACAAATTGAAAAATTGGATTGTGGAATTacgaaacataattttaaaaaattggaTCAATACTTCCAATTGAATGAGTATGAGTAAGGAATCCATGGATAAAGATAGAAAGTTTATTTCTAACCGTAACTAAATCTTCCATTTTTTTTGTTATAGGGAAAATTGAAGCAAAATAGCTATTAAACAATGACTTTGGTTTACTAGAGACATCGACTAATTTTTTAGCTCGGTAGAAACAAAACGCTTTCCTAAGGATTCTTTAAAATAGAAATAGAGAACGAAGTAACTAGAAAAAGTGTTAGAATCCCCTTCTTTTCTATAAGGATCATCTAGAAAGCAGGTCGTTTTGAATGCATTCATACAGAAAAGCTGACATAGATGTTATAggttgaatttttttaatttaattcatatcttacATTCGGAAATTTATCCATATTCCATAAAGGAGCCGAATGAAATCAAAGTTTCACGTTCGGTTTTGAATTAGAGACGTTAAAGTAAAACTGATGAATCAACGTCGACTATAACCCCTAGCCTTCCAAGCTAACGATGCGGGTTCGATTCCCGCAACCCGCTTGTGCTTACTTGATTTCTTATCTCTATTCAATATTCCTAACAATCTCTCTATTTTTATATTAGAAAATTCTTTCtattttaaaactaaatattaaatataaattcaattgaaataatattgaattttttcatttgaataaaaattttcaaattaaagtATAATAAATACTATTATTCGAAAATTTAGAAAATAATCTTATTTAATAATTCGAATATAATTAATGTAATCCATTTGCATTATTAAAATGCAAATTGAATACCCAACTCCCGGCCCTGTCCTATATTCGTTTTTTAcgaatattaaaaataaaaaagaaaattgaaATGAAAAGCGTCCATTGTCTAATGGATAGGACAGAGGTCTTCTAAACCTTTAGTATAGGTTCAAATCCTATTGGACGCAATTTATTTCCATATGTATTTTCTATTTGATATTTCTATATCAAGAAAGATGTTTTGAATGGCTTAAATAAAAGATCCGTTCTTATATACACTTCTTACTTAATATATACAGATTTACGGATTTAAAAAGATCAATTTATTTAGACTTGTTCTTGAAGGATAAAATGCTCCATCTGTTCTTGAATAGCTTGTTTCAAAATGGCTTCTGCTTCTTCAGTAAATGTCTTGGTAGAAGATATGATTTCTTGGAATTGAGGTTTATTCGTTTTTAAATAATTCCGTAACTCAAGCAGAAATTTCCTTACCTGTCCAATTTCTAATGAATCAAGATAACCATTCGTTCTGGTATAAATAGTGATTATCTGTTCTTCCACCGCAAGGGGGGCCGATTGAGATTGTTTGAGTAATTCACGTAATCGTTGACCTCTTGCCAATTGATTCTGAGTAGCTTTATCGAGATCAGAGGCAAATTGTGCAAAGGCTTCTAATTCTGCGAATTGTGccaattctaattttaatttgcCGGCTACCTGTTTCATGGCTTTAATTTGAGCCGCGGATCCTACTCTGGAAACTGAAATGCCTACATTAATAGCAGGGCGGATTCCAGAATTGAACAGATCAGTAGATAAGAATATTTGTCCATCTGTAATTGAAATTACATTAGTAGGAATATAAGCTGAAACATCTCCCGATTGGGTCTCAACTATTGGTAAAGCAGTCATACTTCCTTCGCCTAAACTAGAACTTGATTTAGCAGCTCTTTCCAAAAGGCGTGAATGCAAATAAAAAACATCTCCGGGATAAGCTTCGCGGCCCGGTGGTCTTCGTAATAAAAGAGACATTTGGCGATAAGCCTGTGCTTTTTTGGAGGGGTCGTCATAAATGATTGAAGTGTGTTGTTCACGGTACATAAAATATTCAGCAAGAGCTGCTCCTGTGTAAGGAGCGAGGTATTGTAATGTGGCCGGAGAATTCGCCGTTTCAGCTACCACAATAGTGTATTCCATAGCTCCCCTTTCCTATAAAGCAGTCACCACATGAGCCACAGAAGATGCTTTTTGACCAATAGCTACATAAACACATATTACATTTTGCCCTTGTTGATTGAGAATCGTATCTGTAGCTACTGCTATTTTCCCATTCTGTCTGTCCCCAATAATTAATTCTCGCTGACCACGTCCTATAGGTATCATAGAATCAATAGCAATAAGTCTTGTTTGAAGAGGCTCATATACGGAACGTCTCGAAATAATACCCGGAGCAGGAGATTCAATTAAACGAGATTCAGAAGCTGAAATTTCACCTCGACCATCAATAGGTTTAGCCAGGGCATTTATAACACGACCCAAAAAAGCCTCACTTGCCGGTATCTGAGCAATTCGTCCTGTTGCTTTTACAGAACTCCCTTCTTGTATCAGCAAACCGTCACCCATTAATACAACACCGACATTATTTGATTCCAAATTCAGAGCAATGCCTATGGTACCCTCTTCAAATTCTACTAATTCACCTGCCATTACTTCATCAAGACCATAAATACGAGCAATGCCATCGCCTACTTGAAGTACGGTACCGATATTTAAAATCTTTACTTCTCTATTATATTGTTCAATACGTTCACGGATAATATTACTAATTTCATCGGCTCGAATGGTTACCATGAATATTTcttaattcttttttttctttcaaacaaaaaaaaaataatcctTGCAGTAGAAGGACTAATCCGTTATTTCTTTCTTCATTCCAAACATGTCAATATTAGTACTGATGGTACGTAAATGTATCTCGTTGTTCAAACAACTATTCAGAGTTCCTAGAGCTCCTTGTAAGGCTTGTTGGAAAACCTGTTGTCGAACTTGGTTAATCGCTCTTTGTTGTTCAAAATGAATGGtttcatttttgtaattttttaattcTTCCAAAGTCTTAGAAGTTGAATTAATCAAATTCCATTTTTCTCGTTCTATCTCAGAATATCCATTCACTCGAAACAGATCCGCTTCCTTTTCTACTTTTAGTAAGCGGGCCCGGGCTTTTTCCAGTTGTTCTAGGGCCCTCCCGTGTAGTTCTTCTGAATTTCGAATAGTCTTCAAGATCTTCTGTTTTCGATTATCTAATAAATCACTTAATGAAAGTAGATTATCTTTCCATTCATTTTAAAACTTCCACGATCCCTTCCTGAACCAAACATGAATCTTTCGATTCATTTGGCTCTCACGCTCAATTACTTCTGATACTTATCAGAAttcccaaaatatttttttaatgtaatgAGCCTGTCCTCTCTTCTCTAGTCATATTCGAATATAAAAATATTGAAACTGCTCACTAATCCAAGAAAAAAATATTCGGAGGACTCTTCTGACCAAACAAATAATTGTCAGCAAAgttgtttcttttttttcctcAAATCCAAAGAATTCCTCTTACTTTATACATAGGTCATCCACTTAGCATTGGATAAAAAAAGGGGGGATtgaaatacacatttttttttcattttttcaatCAAATAAAAGGTTTAAATCCGTTTTTTATCGACATGAGTGTTTTATATCGAAAAAAATCCCAACTCTTCGTTTTGAAACCATTTCTGGATTAACATGGTAGTAGAAAGAGTACCATGCTTGTATCAGGACTTCAAACAGTTTAGCTTTAACCCTGTTAATGGTCCCACATTATTGGTTGATAGAGAATCAAAGAAGATTTACCAATGAATCACGAAATGCTATAGTTCTTAAATATGATTTCTTAATTTATTTAGAAGTAATTCGTGGAATCATGCACCCTTTCTTTCCTACTTAATACCAAAAAATAAAGTGCAGTTGGTTGGATCCAACCTATTCTTGAAATAAACAACTCGCACACACTCCCTTTCCAAAAAAAATCAATACGCCAAGCACTACACTTAGATTTATTGGATTTGTTGCTAAAATATCGGTATTAAACCCGAAACTTCCGGCGGATGGCCAATAACCCAAGGAAAGGAAAGGATCGGTTATATTTTTCATATGGTCTCCTCTTTCTTATAGATAGAATTATtattagatagaataattatctcttttttttttatttattctattatttttattttttaaaataccactaaataaagaaataataaatagtataGATTTTTCTTTGTAAGATTAAACAAAAGGATTCGCAAATAAAACTGCTAATGCCACAACCAGTCCATAAATTGTTAAAGCTTCCATAAAAGCCAGACTAAGCAATAAAGTACCTCGTATTTTTCCCTCTGCCTCTGGTTGTCTCGCAATCCCTTCCACAGCTTGTCCCGCTGCAGTACCTTGACCAACTCCAGGTCCAATAGAAGCAAGCCCTACGGCCAATCCAGCAGCAATAACGGAAGCGGCAGAAATCAATGGATTCATGATAAGTTCCTCGcaccaaaacaaaaaaataaagaaatagttAATGATACAATCAACCAATGAATTATGACTTACTTAATTCCATCGCTCAAATTTATTCAGTTTAAAGTAACTAAAAACCCTTaattgaaattaaataaaataagaatattcGTGAATTATCAGAACTACTTcgatatctcttttttttttagttcctATCCACGTAATTTTGTGAATCCGTACCACTTTTGTTCTtccatttctttctttttttcttttcttcggAATCATTCTTTGAATTCTTTGTTCTTTAATTCGTGATTTAACTTCATTCAATATTTAACTCAAAATTACAGACGAAAGAGAAAGACTTTCGTCGGAATTCCTAGACAACACTATTGGAATTCCTAGACAACACTAGTAGTACAAATTAGATATATTTTTAGTTCATATATACCTAGTTAATATCTAATATCACATATACATGTCTTTCCCCTATAACGTAAACCAACTATTCGTATCTTAGATTCATTCAAATTCTATTCTAGAATAATTCTTTGAAACATCCACAAAAATTGTCTTATAGCGAGTAGATTACATACACCTAGTTCGATCCCCCCCTCCTTTCCTAATAAATCCccttttgtttctttttgttataAATTTCCTTTTTTG from the Humulus lupulus chromosome X, drHumLupu1.1, whole genome shotgun sequence genome contains:
- the LOC133803698 gene encoding ATP synthase subunit b, chloroplastic-like, with amino-acid sequence MKNITDPFLSLGYWPSAGSFGFNTDILATNPINLSVVLGVLIFFGKGVCASCLLSDLLDNRKQKILKTIRNSEELHGRALEQLEKARARLLKVEKEADLFRVNGYSEIEREKWNLINSTSKTLEELKNYKNETIHFEQQRAINQVRQQVFQQALQGALGTLNSCLNNEIHLRTISTNIDMFGMKKEITD